A section of the Arabiibacter massiliensis genome encodes:
- the glmM gene encoding phosphoglucosamine mutase, with protein MARLFGTDGVRGVANTQLTCDLAFKLGQAAVAFQGKTILIGKDTRLSGDMLESAVAAGIMSMGGTALLAGIIPTPAIALLVRELHCDGGIVISASHNPPEYNGIKLFDSQGFKLPDAVEDEIEAFVARGGAAADELPAGDAVGVALPVEDACELYVAHAVSTVANEGIDFAGLKVALDVGHGASCMTSPEALRRLGAEVHVINEEFDGTDINVKCGSTHLEPLRELVAKTGADVGIAHDGDADRVMLMDAAGNEIDGDVVEAVCAIDLKQRGLLAGNTAVSTVMCNLGLTHAMRDAGIELIQTKVGDRYVLEAMRAGGFIVGGEQSGHMIFLEHNSTGDGLVTALQFLAACKRAGKSIQEAASVMTRFPQTLINVQVNDKHAVDGNAAVQAAVAAAEAELGDSGRVLLRPSGTEPVVRVMVEAASAEEAERHAKAIAEVVEREV; from the coding sequence ATGGCACGACTTTTCGGAACCGACGGCGTCCGCGGCGTGGCCAACACGCAGCTCACCTGCGACCTCGCCTTCAAACTGGGGCAGGCCGCTGTGGCTTTCCAGGGAAAAACCATCCTCATCGGCAAGGACACGCGCCTCTCGGGCGACATGCTGGAGTCGGCCGTGGCGGCCGGCATCATGTCGATGGGCGGCACGGCGCTTTTGGCCGGCATCATCCCGACGCCCGCCATCGCGCTTCTGGTGCGCGAGCTGCATTGCGACGGGGGCATCGTGATCTCCGCGTCGCACAACCCGCCGGAGTACAACGGCATCAAGCTGTTCGACAGCCAGGGCTTCAAGCTGCCTGACGCGGTGGAGGACGAGATCGAAGCCTTCGTGGCGCGCGGCGGCGCGGCGGCCGACGAGCTGCCGGCGGGCGATGCGGTGGGCGTGGCGCTGCCGGTGGAGGATGCCTGCGAGCTCTACGTCGCGCACGCCGTGTCCACGGTGGCGAACGAGGGCATCGACTTCGCGGGCCTCAAGGTGGCGCTCGACGTGGGCCACGGCGCCTCGTGCATGACGAGCCCCGAGGCGCTGCGCCGGCTGGGCGCGGAGGTGCACGTCATCAACGAGGAGTTCGACGGCACCGACATCAACGTGAAGTGCGGCTCCACGCATCTTGAGCCGCTGCGCGAGCTGGTGGCGAAGACGGGCGCGGATGTCGGCATCGCGCACGACGGCGACGCCGACCGCGTCATGCTCATGGACGCCGCAGGCAACGAGATCGACGGCGACGTGGTGGAGGCCGTGTGCGCCATCGACCTCAAACAGCGCGGCCTCCTGGCCGGCAACACCGCCGTGTCCACGGTGATGTGCAACCTGGGGCTTACCCATGCGATGCGCGACGCGGGCATCGAGCTCATCCAGACGAAGGTGGGCGACCGCTACGTGCTGGAGGCCATGCGCGCGGGCGGCTTCATCGTGGGCGGCGAGCAGAGCGGCCATATGATCTTCCTTGAGCACAACTCCACGGGAGACGGCCTGGTCACGGCCTTGCAGTTCCTGGCCGCGTGCAAGCGCGCCGGCAAGTCCATCCAGGAGGCGGCGTCGGTGATGACGCGCTTCCCGCAGACGCTCATCAACGTGCAGGTGAACGACAAGCACGCCGTGGACGGCAACGCCGCCGTGCAGGCCGCCGTGGCCGCCGCCGAGGCCGAGCTGGGCGATTCCGGCCGCGTGCTTTTGCGCCCCTCCGGCACCGAGCCGGTTGTGCGCGTCATGGTGGAGGCCGCGAGCGCCGAGGAGGCCGAGCGCCACGCCAAGGCTATCGCCGAGGTGGTGGAGCGCGAGGTGTAG
- a CDS encoding phosphoribosyl-ATP diphosphatase → MSRKTYIPAGEEAPASQIGSTLEALASTIAARWDAGEESYTHRLLTGSPDAVLKKVMEEAGEAALAAKDVESWATSSLAAALAAAGDVEADELAVELPPEYDAAVDHLRYEAADVVYHLLVALERYGIGLDEFAAELNDRMTEAERPEGAVRLHEDHVKRGK, encoded by the coding sequence GTGTCTCGGAAAACCTACATCCCCGCCGGCGAGGAGGCTCCTGCTTCGCAGATCGGCTCCACGCTCGAGGCGCTCGCCTCCACCATCGCGGCGCGGTGGGACGCGGGCGAGGAAAGCTACACGCATCGGCTGCTCACGGGCTCGCCGGACGCGGTGCTGAAGAAGGTCATGGAGGAGGCGGGCGAGGCGGCGCTCGCGGCGAAGGACGTCGAGTCTTGGGCCACCTCCTCGCTGGCAGCGGCGCTTGCGGCGGCGGGCGACGTGGAGGCCGACGAGCTGGCTGTGGAGCTGCCGCCCGAGTACGACGCGGCGGTGGACCACCTGCGCTATGAGGCGGCCGACGTGGTGTACCACCTGCTGGTGGCGCTCGAGCGCTACGGCATCGGCCTCGACGAGTTCGCCGCCGAGCTCAACGACCGCATGACGGAGGCGGAGCGCCCCGAGGGCGCCGTCCGCCTGCACGAAGATCACGTGAAACGGGGGAAATGA
- a CDS encoding DNA-directed RNA polymerase subunit beta': protein MTTEFDVTNFDALRISLANAEDVRGWSRGEVKKPETINYRTLKPEKDGLFCEKIFGPTKDWECACGKYKRVRFKGIVCERCGVEVTRSKVRRERMGHIELAAPVSHIWYFKGSPSRLGYLLDIAPKELEKVLYFASSIVTSVDKEGREEDADELRDELAADLEELDAERDRLIEATRKLSVDYVPEDDDFVDDVDEDERMTPEEVEDEVADIFEEFNERKALRQDAFEAFMKIEPKQLVPDEALYREMRLNYRDYFTGGMGAESVRDLLDAMDLEAVAEELRDVIANGKGQKRAKAIKRLKVVDAFLKSTNRPTDMILDVIPVIPPDLRPMVQLDGGRFATSDLNDLYRRVINRNNRLKRLLDLGAPEIIVNNEKRMLQEAVDSLFDNGRRGRPVTGPGNRPLKSLSDMLKGKQGRFRQNLLGKRVDYSGRSVIVVGPQLKLHQCGLPSQMALELFKPFVMKRLVELEYAANIKAAKRAVDRGASYVWDVLEEVITEHPVLLNRAPTLHRLGIQAFEPVLVEGKAIKLHPLVCTAFNADFDGDQMAVHVPLGAEAQAEARVLMLSANNIKSPAHGRPLTVPTQDMIIGLYYLTAAREGFEGEGRAFIDFDDAMNAYDARAELDLQAKIWVRLSKDTQVATAFGTFEDHKAGTRIETTIGRITFNKVLPEDYPYLNYEMNKKEISRLVEDVCNRYELSDVPAILDGLKDAGFHYATRAGVTVSVYDATVPPNKGEILAEADAKVAAIDEDYEMGLMSQDERHKQVVDIWNDANEAVGDAMAENFDKFNPIYMMAFSGARGNIKQIRQLAGMRGLMSDPKGEIIDRPIKANFREGLSVLEYFISTHGARKGLADTALRTADSGYLTRRLVDVAQDVIIREIDCGTDDGVPYPLHNEKGELDENLIGRCLLEDAKGADGGVVLAGGEYVERMDQLAAMEAAGIDEVVIRTVMTCHADHGVCQKCYGWDLATSRPVNIGTAVGIIAAQSIGEPGTQLTMRTFHTGGVAGEDITHGLPRVQELFEARKPKGLAVLAEISGTLQIAGDKQSKTITIHDQQGNFREYTVSARAQMLPGVVDGCEVHVGQQLTKGSVNPHDLLRLTDPNTTLRYIVSQVQGVYVSQGVDINDKHIEVIARQMLRKVAVMDSGESDYLPGRQVNRFEFEKAANALIAEGKEPPVGQPLLLGITKASLATDSFLSAASFQETTKVLTDAAIEGKIDHLAGLKENVIIGKPIPAGTGLPRYREVGLTYKGRPVAGVQGETLPDFAPEALREIEELLPQPQDWSLDGDGYLNMGTNYGSYYSGLSLGHRGPQLSDEDARLYIYDDLGVSQRWANKFSEAGIETVADLVGHTEEDLLRIEGIGVKAIEELKEGLEERGLTHVIEDDLAATSDDMSQLLDMVFSPDDTILIGGDEPPTFNTEGEDMLGEALPPRSYQRNLEELDALLGSVGSLGFGLTTKESEEASNADDEE, encoded by the coding sequence ATGACGACGGAATTCGACGTTACCAATTTCGACGCCCTGCGCATCTCCCTCGCGAACGCCGAGGACGTGCGCGGCTGGTCGCGCGGCGAGGTCAAGAAGCCCGAGACCATCAACTACCGCACGCTCAAGCCCGAGAAGGACGGCCTGTTCTGCGAGAAGATCTTCGGCCCGACGAAGGACTGGGAGTGCGCCTGCGGCAAGTACAAGCGCGTGCGCTTCAAGGGCATCGTGTGCGAGCGCTGCGGCGTGGAGGTCACGCGCTCCAAGGTGCGCCGCGAGCGCATGGGCCACATCGAGCTGGCCGCGCCGGTGAGCCATATCTGGTACTTCAAGGGCTCGCCGAGCCGCCTGGGCTACCTGCTCGACATCGCGCCGAAGGAGCTGGAGAAGGTGCTGTACTTCGCCTCCTCCATCGTGACCTCGGTTGACAAGGAGGGCCGCGAGGAGGACGCCGACGAGCTGCGCGACGAGCTGGCCGCCGACCTCGAGGAGCTGGACGCCGAGCGCGACCGCCTCATCGAGGCCACCCGCAAGCTGTCGGTGGACTACGTGCCCGAGGACGACGACTTCGTCGACGACGTCGACGAGGATGAGCGCATGACGCCCGAGGAGGTGGAGGACGAGGTCGCCGACATCTTCGAGGAGTTCAACGAGCGCAAGGCGCTTCGCCAGGACGCCTTCGAGGCCTTCATGAAGATCGAGCCCAAGCAGCTCGTGCCCGACGAGGCCCTCTACCGCGAGATGCGCCTGAACTACCGCGACTACTTCACCGGCGGCATGGGCGCCGAGAGCGTGCGCGACCTGCTCGACGCCATGGACCTCGAGGCCGTGGCCGAGGAGCTGCGCGACGTCATCGCCAACGGCAAGGGCCAGAAGCGCGCCAAGGCCATCAAGCGCCTCAAGGTGGTCGACGCGTTCCTCAAGTCCACCAACCGGCCGACGGACATGATCCTCGACGTCATCCCGGTCATCCCGCCCGACCTGCGCCCCATGGTGCAGCTCGACGGCGGCCGCTTCGCCACGTCGGACCTGAACGACCTGTACCGCCGCGTCATCAACCGCAACAACCGCCTCAAGCGCCTGCTCGACCTCGGCGCGCCCGAGATCATCGTGAACAACGAGAAGCGCATGCTGCAGGAAGCCGTGGACAGCCTGTTCGACAACGGCCGCCGCGGACGCCCCGTCACGGGCCCCGGCAACCGCCCCTTGAAGTCGCTCTCCGACATGCTCAAGGGCAAGCAGGGCCGCTTCCGCCAGAACCTGCTCGGCAAGCGCGTGGACTACTCTGGCCGCTCGGTCATCGTGGTGGGCCCGCAGCTGAAGCTGCACCAGTGCGGCCTGCCTTCGCAGATGGCGCTCGAGCTGTTCAAGCCCTTCGTCATGAAGCGCCTGGTGGAGCTTGAGTACGCCGCCAACATCAAGGCCGCCAAGCGCGCGGTCGACCGCGGCGCGAGCTACGTGTGGGACGTGCTGGAAGAGGTCATCACCGAGCATCCGGTGCTGCTGAACCGCGCGCCAACCCTGCACCGCCTGGGCATCCAGGCCTTCGAGCCGGTGCTCGTCGAGGGCAAGGCCATCAAGCTGCACCCGCTGGTGTGCACCGCGTTCAACGCCGACTTCGACGGCGACCAGATGGCCGTGCACGTGCCGCTGGGCGCCGAGGCGCAGGCCGAGGCCCGCGTGCTCATGCTGTCGGCCAACAACATCAAGTCGCCGGCCCACGGCCGCCCGCTCACCGTGCCCACGCAGGACATGATCATCGGCCTGTACTACCTCACCGCGGCCCGCGAAGGCTTCGAGGGCGAGGGCCGCGCGTTCATCGACTTCGATGACGCCATGAACGCCTACGACGCGCGCGCCGAGCTGGACCTCCAGGCCAAGATCTGGGTGCGCCTCTCCAAGGACACGCAGGTGGCCACCGCCTTCGGCACGTTCGAAGACCACAAGGCGGGGACACGCATCGAGACCACCATCGGCCGCATCACGTTCAACAAGGTGCTGCCCGAGGACTATCCGTACCTCAACTACGAGATGAACAAGAAGGAGATCAGCCGCCTGGTGGAGGACGTATGCAACCGCTACGAGCTCTCCGACGTGCCGGCCATCCTCGACGGCCTCAAGGACGCGGGCTTCCACTACGCCACGCGCGCCGGCGTCACGGTTTCCGTGTACGACGCCACCGTGCCGCCGAACAAGGGTGAGATCCTGGCCGAAGCGGATGCGAAGGTGGCCGCCATCGACGAGGACTACGAGATGGGCCTCATGAGCCAGGACGAGCGCCACAAGCAGGTCGTCGACATCTGGAACGACGCCAACGAGGCGGTCGGCGACGCCATGGCCGAGAACTTCGACAAGTTCAACCCCATCTACATGATGGCGTTCTCCGGCGCTCGAGGCAACATCAAGCAGATCCGCCAGCTGGCGGGTATGCGCGGCCTCATGTCCGACCCGAAGGGCGAGATCATCGACCGACCCATCAAGGCGAACTTCCGCGAGGGCCTGTCGGTACTGGAATACTTCATCTCCACGCACGGCGCCCGTAAGGGCCTCGCCGACACCGCGCTGCGTACCGCCGACTCGGGGTATCTGACCCGCCGACTGGTGGACGTGGCCCAGGACGTCATCATCCGCGAGATCGACTGCGGCACCGACGACGGCGTGCCCTACCCGCTGCACAACGAGAAGGGCGAGCTGGACGAGAACCTCATCGGCCGCTGCCTGCTCGAGGACGCCAAGGGCGCCGATGGCGGCGTGGTGCTCGCGGGCGGCGAGTACGTCGAGCGCATGGACCAGCTTGCCGCCATGGAGGCCGCCGGCATCGACGAGGTGGTCATCCGCACCGTCATGACCTGCCATGCCGACCACGGCGTGTGCCAGAAGTGCTATGGCTGGGATCTGGCCACCTCCCGTCCGGTGAACATCGGCACGGCGGTGGGCATCATCGCCGCCCAGTCCATCGGCGAGCCGGGCACCCAGCTCACCATGCGTACGTTCCACACCGGCGGCGTGGCCGGCGAGGACATCACCCACGGCCTGCCCCGTGTCCAGGAGCTCTTCGAGGCGCGCAAGCCCAAGGGCCTCGCGGTGCTCGCGGAGATCTCCGGCACGCTGCAGATCGCGGGCGACAAGCAGTCCAAGACCATCACCATCCACGACCAGCAGGGCAACTTCCGCGAGTACACGGTGAGCGCCCGCGCCCAGATGCTGCCGGGCGTCGTGGACGGCTGCGAGGTGCACGTGGGCCAGCAGCTCACCAAGGGCTCCGTGAACCCGCACGACCTGCTACGCCTCACCGACCCGAACACGACGCTGCGCTATATCGTGAGCCAGGTCCAGGGCGTGTACGTGAGCCAGGGCGTGGACATCAACGACAAGCACATCGAGGTCATCGCGCGCCAGATGCTGCGCAAGGTGGCCGTGATGGACTCCGGCGAGTCCGACTACCTGCCGGGCCGCCAGGTGAACCGCTTCGAGTTCGAGAAGGCCGCCAACGCCCTCATCGCCGAGGGCAAGGAGCCGCCCGTGGGCCAGCCGCTGCTGCTCGGCATCACCAAGGCGTCGCTCGCCACGGATTCGTTCCTGTCGGCAGCCTCCTTCCAGGAGACGACGAAGGTGCTCACCGACGCCGCCATCGAGGGCAAGATCGACCACTTGGCCGGCCTCAAGGAGAACGTCATCATCGGCAAGCCCATCCCGGCGGGCACGGGCCTTCCGCGCTACCGCGAGGTGGGACTCACCTACAAGGGCCGCCCCGTGGCCGGCGTGCAGGGCGAGACGCTGCCCGACTTCGCCCCCGAGGCGCTCCGCGAGATCGAGGAGCTGCTGCCCCAGCCGCAGGACTGGTCGCTCGACGGCGACGGCTACCTCAACATGGGCACGAATTACGGCAGCTACTACAGCGGGCTGTCGCTCGGGCACCGCGGCCCGCAGCTCTCCGACGAGGACGCGCGCCTGTACATCTACGATGACCTGGGCGTGTCGCAGCGCTGGGCCAACAAGTTCTCCGAGGCGGGCATCGAGACGGTGGCCGACCTCGTGGGACACACCGAGGAGGACCTGCTGCGCATCGAGGGCATCGGCGTGAAGGCTATCGAGGAGCTGAAGGAGGGCCTCGAGGAGCGTGGGCTCACCCACGTGATCGAGGACGACCTCGCGGCCACGAGCGACGACATGTCGCAGCTGCTCGACATGGTGTTCTCGCCCGATGACACCATCCTCATCGGCGGCGACGAGCCCCCGACCTTCAACACGGAGGGTGAGGACATGCTGGGCGAAGCCCTGCCGCCGCGCTCCTACCAGCGCAACCTCGAGGAGCTGGATGCTCTGCTGGGTTCCGTAGGGTCGCTCGGCTTCGGCCTGACCACCAAGGAGTCCGAGGAAGCGTCCAACGCGGACGACGAGGAATAA
- a CDS encoding DNA-directed RNA polymerase subunit beta — translation MAQGKTTDQTSLYRDRRSFAKIPDVMDVPNLIAIQTDSFEFFKGEGLAQAFKDISPIENNTKDMCVEFGRHEFGEPKYTVDECKEKDVSYQAPLFVEIRFINRETGEIKEQDVFMGDFPLMTPRGTFIINGTERVVVSQLVRSPGVYFAAERDKASDKVIFNSKVIPSRGAWLEFETDKRDILSVRIDRKRKQPATLLVRALGLAETREEIIELLGNSEMVLRTLDRDPATTKEESLIELYKRFRPGEPPTIDSARTLLEGLFFNPQRYDLAKVGRYKINKKLGFDPDNESSTLTDEDIVKTMQYIVALHEGEEGVQTDDIDHFGNRRIRTVGELIQNQFRIGLSRMERVVRERMSMQEPDEITPQSLVNIRPIVAAIKEFFGSSQLSQFMDQTNPAAGITHKRRLSALGPGGLSRERAGFEVRDVHTSHYGRMCPIETPEGPNIGLIGSLATYGRINPYGFIETPYRRVVDGKVTDEVDYLTADEEENYVIAQANDLFDPETRLFGTFDDEGVFHEAARVLCRTKDANGTFGEPDELPPTQVDYMDVSPRQMVSVATSLIPFLEHDDANRALMGSNMQRQAVPLLRPNAPLVGTGIEHRIAVDSGEILVAQNPGVVDYVDGQTIIVLNDDGEYDEYLIPKFQRSNQSGCINHRPIVRKGDEVQKGDVLADGPSCDGGELALGQNLMVAYMPWEGYNYEDAIIVSERVVAEDLLTSIHISEYEIDARDTKLGPEEITREIPNISDDMISDLDADGIIRVGAEVFPGDVLVGKVTPKGETELTAEERLLRAIFGEKAREVRDTSLKVPHGSGGRVIGMARFSRDAGDELAPGVNELVRIYVAQKRKVQQGDKLSGRHGNKGVISRVLPVEDMPYLADGTPIDVILNPLGVPSRMNVGQLLENHLGWAAKWGWDDAEETTEVVEGPMHVATPVFDGATEREISDAIEKANRNLININHAKYGAKARDEFVPQLSRTGKTWLYDGRTGEKFREPITVGQSYILKLGHMVDDKIHARSTGPYSLITQQPLGGKAQFGGQRFGEMEVWALYAYGASNVLQEILTVKSDDTAGRVKSYEAIVKGENIPAAEVPESFKVLVKEMKSLCLNVELEGHDHQTIDVTQDIDRQEEGDRALYEALAADARKTEEDDAASALDSIAAELGELMGDTTNEKNDLIGEGEEL, via the coding sequence GTGGCTCAAGGAAAAACGACTGATCAGACCAGCCTTTACAGGGATCGCCGCAGCTTCGCGAAGATCCCGGACGTCATGGACGTCCCGAACCTCATCGCCATCCAGACGGATAGCTTCGAGTTCTTCAAGGGCGAGGGCCTGGCGCAAGCGTTCAAGGACATCAGCCCCATCGAGAACAACACGAAAGACATGTGCGTGGAGTTCGGCCGCCACGAGTTCGGCGAGCCGAAGTACACCGTCGACGAGTGCAAGGAGAAGGACGTCTCCTACCAGGCGCCGCTCTTCGTCGAGATCCGCTTCATCAACCGCGAGACCGGCGAGATCAAGGAGCAGGACGTGTTCATGGGCGACTTCCCGCTCATGACGCCCCGCGGCACCTTCATCATCAACGGCACCGAGCGCGTCGTGGTCAGCCAGCTGGTCCGCTCGCCCGGCGTCTACTTCGCCGCCGAGCGCGACAAGGCCTCCGACAAAGTCATCTTCAACTCGAAGGTCATCCCCAGCCGCGGCGCGTGGCTCGAGTTCGAAACCGACAAGCGCGACATCCTGTCCGTGCGCATCGACCGCAAGCGCAAGCAGCCGGCGACGCTGCTCGTGCGCGCCCTCGGCCTTGCCGAGACGCGCGAGGAGATCATCGAGCTCCTCGGCAACTCCGAGATGGTGCTGCGCACGCTCGACCGCGACCCGGCCACCACGAAGGAAGAGTCGCTCATCGAGCTGTACAAGCGCTTCCGTCCCGGCGAGCCGCCCACCATCGACAGCGCCCGCACGCTGCTCGAGGGCCTGTTCTTCAACCCGCAGCGCTACGACCTGGCGAAAGTGGGCCGCTACAAGATCAACAAGAAGCTCGGCTTCGACCCGGACAACGAGTCCTCCACCCTCACCGACGAGGACATCGTGAAGACGATGCAGTACATCGTCGCGCTCCACGAGGGCGAAGAGGGCGTGCAGACCGACGACATCGACCACTTCGGCAACCGCCGCATCCGCACGGTGGGCGAGCTCATCCAGAACCAGTTCCGCATCGGCCTGTCCCGCATGGAGCGCGTCGTGCGCGAGCGCATGAGCATGCAGGAGCCCGACGAGATCACGCCGCAGTCCCTCGTGAACATCCGCCCCATCGTGGCGGCCATCAAGGAGTTCTTCGGAAGCTCGCAGCTCTCCCAGTTCATGGACCAGACGAACCCCGCCGCCGGCATCACGCACAAGCGCCGCCTGTCGGCCCTCGGCCCCGGCGGCCTGTCCCGCGAGCGCGCCGGCTTCGAGGTGCGCGACGTGCACACGTCCCACTACGGCCGCATGTGCCCCATCGAGACGCCTGAAGGCCCGAACATCGGCCTGATCGGGTCGCTCGCCACCTACGGGCGCATCAACCCCTACGGCTTCATCGAGACGCCGTACCGCCGCGTCGTTGACGGCAAGGTCACCGACGAGGTGGACTACCTCACGGCCGACGAGGAGGAGAACTACGTCATCGCCCAGGCGAACGACCTGTTCGACCCCGAGACGCGCCTGTTCGGCACGTTCGACGACGAAGGCGTCTTCCACGAGGCCGCCCGCGTGCTCTGCCGCACGAAGGACGCCAACGGCACCTTCGGCGAGCCCGACGAGCTGCCGCCCACGCAGGTGGACTACATGGACGTGTCGCCGCGCCAGATGGTGTCGGTGGCCACCTCGCTCATCCCGTTCCTCGAGCACGACGACGCGAACCGCGCCCTCATGGGCTCGAACATGCAGCGCCAGGCCGTGCCGCTGCTGCGCCCCAACGCGCCGCTCGTCGGCACCGGCATCGAGCACCGCATCGCCGTGGACTCCGGCGAGATCCTCGTCGCGCAGAACCCGGGCGTCGTGGACTACGTGGACGGCCAGACCATCATCGTGCTCAACGACGACGGCGAGTACGACGAGTACCTCATCCCCAAGTTCCAGCGCTCCAACCAGTCCGGCTGCATCAACCACCGCCCCATCGTGCGCAAGGGCGACGAGGTGCAGAAGGGCGACGTGCTGGCCGACGGCCCCAGCTGCGACGGCGGCGAGCTCGCGCTCGGCCAGAACCTCATGGTGGCCTACATGCCGTGGGAAGGCTACAACTACGAGGACGCCATCATCGTGTCCGAGCGCGTGGTGGCCGAGGACCTGCTCACGTCCATCCACATCTCCGAGTACGAGATCGACGCGCGCGACACCAAGCTCGGCCCTGAGGAGATCACCCGCGAGATCCCCAACATCTCCGACGACATGATCTCGGACCTGGACGCCGACGGCATCATCCGCGTGGGCGCCGAGGTGTTCCCGGGCGACGTGCTGGTGGGCAAGGTCACGCCGAAGGGCGAGACGGAGCTCACGGCTGAGGAGCGCCTGCTGCGCGCCATCTTCGGCGAGAAGGCCCGCGAGGTGCGCGACACCTCCCTCAAGGTGCCCCACGGCTCCGGCGGCCGCGTCATCGGCATGGCCCGCTTCAGCCGCGACGCCGGCGACGAGCTGGCTCCCGGCGTGAACGAGCTCGTGCGCATCTACGTGGCGCAGAAGCGCAAGGTGCAGCAGGGCGACAAGCTGTCCGGCCGCCACGGCAACAAGGGCGTCATCTCCCGCGTGCTGCCGGTGGAGGACATGCCCTACCTCGCCGACGGCACCCCCATCGACGTCATCCTGAACCCGCTGGGCGTTCCCTCCCGAATGAACGTGGGCCAGCTGTTGGAGAACCACCTGGGCTGGGCCGCGAAGTGGGGCTGGGACGACGCCGAGGAGACCACCGAGGTCGTCGAGGGCCCGATGCACGTGGCCACGCCCGTGTTCGACGGCGCCACGGAGCGCGAGATCTCCGACGCCATCGAGAAGGCCAACCGCAACCTCATCAACATCAACCACGCCAAGTACGGCGCCAAGGCGCGCGACGAGTTCGTGCCGCAGCTGTCCCGTACCGGCAAGACCTGGCTCTACGACGGCCGCACGGGCGAGAAGTTCCGCGAGCCCATCACCGTGGGCCAAAGCTACATTCTGAAGCTCGGCCACATGGTGGACGACAAGATCCACGCGCGCTCGACCGGCCCCTACAGCCTCATCACCCAGCAGCCGCTCGGCGGCAAGGCGCAGTTCGGCGGCCAGCGCTTCGGCGAGATGGAGGTGTGGGCGCTCTACGCCTACGGCGCCTCCAACGTGCTGCAGGAGATCCTCACCGTGAAGTCCGACGACACCGCCGGCCGCGTCAAGTCCTACGAGGCCATCGTGAAGGGCGAGAACATCCCGGCCGCCGAGGTGCCCGAGAGCTTCAAGGTGCTCGTGAAGGAAATGAAGTCGCTGTGCCTCAACGTGGAGCTCGAAGGCCACGACCATCAGACGATCGACGTCACGCAGGACATCGATCGCCAGGAGGAAGGCGACCGCGCGCTGTACGAGGCCCTGGCGGCCGACGCGCGCAAGACCGAGGAAGACGACGCGGCGAGCGCTCTGGACAGCATCGCCGCCGAGCTGGGAGAATTGATGGGCGATACCACGAACGAGAAGAACGACCTCATCGGAGAAGGGGAGGAGCTGTAA
- a CDS encoding tyrosine-protein phosphatase, protein MSAAPARAPVEVFGAARVRAIGGGPLAGARLFRSCELVGIGPEEASLIVGALGVRSIYDIRNQWEVAAHAEPCLIGAKTVALEPSTERRSKDASKRLVAGVIGAYGAPEERMASNYRRYVREYPLIGGALRAIAAEGVPALVHCVNGKDRTGVLCAVLLRAAGAHPDDVMADYLATNLVNAQQIEREAAELGEGMDDGERAILLSFLEARPAYLRAFFDEVDDAFGSFERYVSEGLRLAPAQRARLAAMLART, encoded by the coding sequence GTGAGCGCCGCCCCCGCGCGGGCCCCCGTGGAGGTGTTCGGTGCCGCGCGCGTGCGCGCCATCGGCGGCGGGCCGCTTGCGGGCGCGCGGCTGTTCCGCTCCTGCGAGCTCGTGGGCATCGGACCCGAGGAGGCGTCCCTCATCGTGGGCGCGCTCGGCGTCCGCTCCATCTACGACATCCGCAACCAGTGGGAGGTGGCCGCGCACGCCGAGCCGTGCCTCATCGGCGCGAAGACGGTCGCGCTCGAGCCCTCCACCGAGCGGCGCAGCAAGGACGCGTCGAAGCGCCTGGTGGCGGGCGTGATCGGCGCGTACGGCGCGCCCGAGGAGCGCATGGCGTCCAACTACCGCCGCTACGTGCGCGAGTACCCGCTCATCGGCGGGGCCCTGCGCGCCATCGCGGCCGAGGGGGTGCCCGCGCTCGTCCACTGCGTGAACGGTAAGGACCGCACCGGCGTGCTCTGCGCCGTGCTGCTGCGCGCCGCGGGAGCGCATCCCGACGACGTCATGGCCGACTACCTGGCCACCAACCTGGTGAACGCGCAGCAGATCGAGCGCGAGGCCGCCGAGCTGGGGGAGGGCATGGACGACGGCGAGCGCGCCATCCTCTTGTCGTTCCTCGAGGCGCGCCCCGCCTACCTGCGCGCGTTCTTCGACGAGGTGGACGACGCCTTCGGCTCCTTCGAGCGCTACGTCTCCGAAGGCCTGCGCCTCGCCCCGGCACAGCGCGCCCGCCTCGCCGCCATGCTCGCCCGCACATGA
- a CDS encoding PKD domain-containing protein has protein sequence MNESGARPVYRVGEPVPFSGYVDDFDQGIAAIQFSLDDGATWTTYETQGTVTDKGVNWRFEYVPARPGRYLLKARALDKQGSASALVSRFAFEVLP, from the coding sequence ATGAACGAAAGCGGCGCGCGGCCCGTGTACCGCGTGGGCGAGCCCGTCCCGTTCTCCGGCTACGTCGACGACTTCGACCAGGGCATCGCCGCCATCCAGTTCTCGCTCGACGACGGGGCCACCTGGACCACCTACGAGACGCAAGGAACCGTCACCGATAAGGGCGTGAACTGGCGCTTCGAATACGTGCCCGCGCGTCCCGGCCGCTACTTGCTGAAGGCCCGCGCCCTCGACAAGCAGGGGAGCGCCTCAGCCCTCGTGTCGCGCTTCGCCTTCGAGGTGCTGCCGTGA